The Elaeis guineensis isolate ETL-2024a chromosome 5, EG11, whole genome shotgun sequence DNA segment GTGTccccttttttcctttttaattttcaaaatccaaaaTCATGAAAGACATGTCAAATACTGTTCCTCAAAGTTAAGGATAAGTCCAATGATAGATTAGATACAGTGAGCTATCACTCATGGATTGCTACATGGCAAACCTCAGCTAACTTCTTAGAACCAGTCCCAACAGTTCTGATTACATTTGAAGATTAAGCCAACAAGGATTGTCAAATACAaaaatttcttttcctttttcaatAGGATTAACATAAGTTCTCTTATGCCACTATGTTGCTTAATTATTTAGTTTGACAAATAGGCCATTAATAGACAGACTCCACTGAGAGATTTTCATACATAGTAGCCACAGAAAGAGAGATGACAGTACAAGAAAATTCAAGGATTTCTTAAtgctatttaaatttatttacatcatCATAAAATCAACAAAATAAAGCCGTCACGTCAACCTGAGGACCATTAAGACTGACACAGTCACACGTATCGAGATCCATGGTAGATTAACAGGTTAAGGATTGGCCTATCTCATGCATGACAATTTATCAAAAAAGGGCAGATAAGTAACAAATATTAGCAACGCATATCACCATTTTTTGATAGACTCATAAATCAGTAAGGTACATAAGCAACCTACGTACCTAACAAGTTTTCTGTTTTAGGTCACCAATTGACTGCCATCTCCTCCTCTCGCATTTTCTTATTGCACAGAAGCCAGTTTTCAAGAGAAGGAAGTCAACCACAGACAAATCTTGAAGGTATTCCATTAGGTTTGAGATGTTGAATACTAAATTTGGAGGCAGTCCTCATCCCTAGATGTATACTTGACCCCTCAACACCTGGTTGAAAGAGAACTAGCTAACTCCATAGTTGTCCTCATCGACTGGTTCAAGCCTCCATTCACTTCCACAGTAAGAATTTGGAAGCCCCAGCCAAAACTTGAAGGCCTCGGCTGCCCTTTTCCTCCCTCTCCTCCTGTCCTGCCTTGCCTGAGAAGCATGCTTGCTCGTAAACATCCTGGAATGCAACTCCACATATATCCTCTTGTACTTAGTCTTGTTGGGTGAGATCCCATTCTCCTCCATGCAAGCCACAATCTCCAGAGCCTTTTTGAAGAATGCTGCCCGCATACAAACGTCAGCCAAAGCATCCAGCAACCCTTCATCTGGCCTCAGCGGTGGTGAGGCCTTACACCTCTCCTTCACCTCATTCCACAATAAAAGAGCCTCCCCTGGCTTCCTGGCCAGTGCTATACCATTAGCAAGGCTTCCATAAGTGGCAACATCAGGTTGATAACCGCACTCCTTCATTTTCTCCACAACCTTCTTAGCTTCCTCAACCAATCCCAATCTACAATATCCCTCCACCAGCATGTTCCAAGCCACCTTATCCACCTTAACCCTTTGGTCCTTGTCCATCTCATCAAACACCTTATGCGCCAAATTCGGCTGCCTCGACAGCACAAATGCCTTCATTAGCGTCGTGTAGCTGACCTTGGAAGGCGCAATTCCACGCTCCCGCATCTCATTGAAGTAGGCCAGGGCACCAGCACTATCATCCACCAGTATGCACCCATCAATGAAGATGTCGTAAGAGACAACATTAGGCTCGATGCCTGCCTTCCCAGACATCTCGTGTGCAAGCTCCTTCGCCTTGTCCAGCTGGAGCTGCTGGCAGTAGCCCTTGAGGAGAACATTGTAGGTGACTCGGTTGGCAGGCACCCTGGCACGAGCCATCTCAGTGAGCACACTGCGTGCCCGGTCCATTGCGCCCGCCTTAATAAGCGCAGAGATAACAGTGGTGTATGTGACATGATCCAGGTGGCTCGAGGGGTCTGCCTCTTGCCGCATTGCCTGGACCAGGCGGACAACACCGTCGATGCGGCCTTCATTCATGTACCCTTTCATCAATGTAGTGTAGATCCTGGAGTCGGGTGTGTACGTCTTGGGAAGCAATGGCAGgggatcatcatcatcattggcATCACCAGGATTTGTGTTCACGATAATGAGCTTTTCATGAAGAGTATGAGCTTCCTCGTCGCTTCTATCAGTTGGTTCTTCATCATTCGAGTCCCTGAGTATCGAGCAATGGTCCCGCCGGCCTTCCCGTATTGCCTGCACCAATCTCTCACCAGTCTCTAGATCATCGAAGCCCACGTAGGCTGCGACGAGGGAATGTAAGGTGGTGATGCAAGGGACCAGCTCTCTTCGGATAATACGCTCCAAAGAAAATGCCAGCAGGTCTTTTCACTCAGCTCTGGCGAGCATCTTGATGAGAACATTGTATGTTAGTACGTCAGGCTCGGCGCTGAACTCAGACATTTCGTCGAATAGCTGGACGAACCTCCGGACGTCCCCTAGGTTGGCAGCAGCATTTAGGGCTGCATTGAAGGCGGCGGTGTCAGGTCGGGCGTCGGCCGCGGCGTCGCCGGGGATGCGACGGATGCGGCGGAGGTCGGCGTCGAAGAGGCGGAGGGCCTCGGTGGGACCGTCGTCGGGGGCGGCGACGAGACGGCTGACAACGGCGCTCCAAGCCTTGACGTTGGGGAGATAGCCGGAGCGAAGCATGGTCCGGATAACGAAGACAGCATAGAGAGTGGCGCCAAAGCGGGCGGCGGCGACGGCGAGGAAGCCGAGGGAGTTGGCGTCGAGGCGGTGGAGCTGGCGCTCGTCGCGGAGGCAACGGACGAGGGCCTGGGCACCAacaaaggtagtcttttctttttATCACCCTCTCCTCTCAACATGGTttaaattaaatgaaaaaaaatttaacaagaTTCTCTAACTGCAGAATTTTGTTTAAAATGATAATTCTAAAAATAATCAGTATATATAATAATCTTCCGACATGGAGATCTCCGATTTAAGATATTGAATAATTAGACAACACAAACTCTAGCAAACGCTTCCACAGAGCGTGTAACATAAGGAACTCAGTCAAAACATCCAGAATGCAGCACAGTTTTGTTCttcgtattgcatgcaccagatgCAATTGGACCgcgcaaatcccacggtggataacacgccacgctacctcttgtatttcatcaattttCGATTACTCTCCACCGTGCGTATTCTTCGAAATTTGTCTTGGttcacttgcacctggtgcatgcaatacttTCTCACAACTTTGTTCCACAGAAGCGCTTCTAGAATAACTTGTTTAGAAGTGATTCTATCCCAAGACCAATACAGATTGAACAAAGCGTACAATAGTGGCTTAGCAAAACATTATGACAGGTACAAAATCTCACTTTAATTACAAGAAACCTAAGAGGCTCAAAATTCTCTTCAATAATGCAATTATCAAGATAAAAAAAACATAACTGCctcaaataaaaaagaataaagcAACTAGTGATTCTCCAAAATCATCTAGAACCTTGCAAGTCTAGTCAATAGTCAAGACCTGGTAGCCTAAGATCTaggcttctccttcttctccttgaagAGAGCCAATAGAGACACACCCGAGACCTTAACAACCTTAAACCTGACACCAGGAATATCTCCAACTGCATGCCCTTTATGACCAAATCCCGCAATCAGCACTTCATCCTGTACATAGAATCGACACATTTGTCAATGGTCAAAGAACACAAAAAACAGCTCAtcacaatttgatctaaaaaaattcttagagagagagagaggaggataaAACTTGCATTTTCCTCAATGAAATTTAAGCAACCATCATTGGGAACAAAAGCAGCAATTTTCTTCCCATTTTTAATCAACTGCACCCGAGCACACTTTCGGATGGCAGAATTTGAGTGCTTCGCCTCAATGCTTCTGCAGATAAAGCAGCGAGTCATGTGATAAACCATGATTCCAGAAGAAAGGAATGTGAAGGCATGCAATTTTTGCTCACATTTTCTCCAAAATAATCCCTTTTGCATGAGAAGAGCCAGCAAAAGGCTTCTTCCATTCATTGCCAAGGTGACTTTTCTTATATGCTTTGTCAGCCCACCTCTGCTTCCTTCTGTGGACCTTCAGCTTATGTGCAGCTCCCATACCACCAGTCTTCCTGCCATAAGGTTTTAAAGATTGTTAACATTCTATCAATGATTCAATATGGCATTAGGCTCATGGCACATTTTCCTTTATGGCATAGTGCAGGTCCTAATTTGTTGTAAGACCGTGTACACAAGAAAATATTCACTGTCTTCACTTTCATATACAAACAGATACACCTCTGTCAGAAAATCAGCAACATCCATGTCctatttttcagccacacagtgaTGGTGCCATATAGAGCACAGTCCCTACACCAAGCCATCTTTAGAAACAAATCTATCTATTTGAAGGGTACACTTGTCAGGTGATGCATACTCTTTTTGCCAGTTACCATGAGTAATCTTGGAGTTCTTGGCTTTTCTGAAGCATACTTTTGCTGGAGCCATGAACATTCTTATTCTTCTAATAGTAACCCTTATATTACCTCATATTTCCTACTAAGGGCTTCAGCTTGGTTAGACATATGGATGCGCACATATCAATTGTTTCTTGACTTATGTTCAGGACTCAGTCCAACCACATGAACGTTGCAATACTTATAAGTTCATCTTATTGAGAAATGATAGTATCAAACTTGTCATCTTAGTTACCAAAGCAAGTAGGGGTGAAGGTCTGAAGGTGTAGGGAAGCAgctcttatgaaaatttttttaataaaaagacacATAGGAAGCAGGCGAATGGACAAGTTTCTGAGGAGATTCAAAAGTGGATGTGCCACCTAAGAGGAAGATTCCTTCTACTAAGCTCATAATATATTGAGGAGAATGAAACAAGTAGATAACAGTGCCTTGCAAATCACTTAACAAGAGGATAAGGATAAAAAGAACTTAAAGGATCATAAGCAACATAATCTTttaattatgatttttaaaagttgGACAAAGAATAGTTCCTGAAATGTAAGACTCCAAGTTTATCTGCCTTTGAATTGAATACTTCAAGAGGCTTCCATATACATGGTGCCAACATGTTCTGCATGATAATTTAAGTTTCAACGTCCCTCATTCAAATCAGCACAAGACCATCAACAGGCATATTTATGAATTGAGGGAGAAAGATGGTGGCAGATGAGGGGATGAGACTTTGATCAAACGATCTTCATCTTTTTCACTTCCTTTAGAAATAATAAACACACCCATTGTATATATACAATAATTTCCTAAAGTCTCCTAATCAACAAGCTGCAGTGAGTCTGCAATTTTCTAAAAAGGAAAGCAAGGAACATCTTCAAAAGCCCTCAGCAACAAGATAAGGAGAAACAGACAAATCAAAGAAACCATGAACCACAAACTCTGAAAGTGTACAGAAAAAAATAAAGACTTATAAAGTTCTAGCATGTATGCCACGAAAAATGCCTTTGATATAATTGAATAATCTGATGCAAGGACTTCAATACATGGTGGCAAATTGTACTTTAGCTTATGATAATGTTAAGTGCTAAAGGGTCAAGTTCTGATCAGCACTAGACCGTCAATAAGCATATGTAGGTGGGGTGAGAGTATTTCGTACGATTATTATATGTTTGCAACAATTTGCAGAATTTTATTTCACTAGCAAGCTGGGTTTGCCCCCTTCCAAACGAATGCAATTTCTATTAGAGTGGGTCTTTCCATCTGAGAAGcggaaaattttatttaatagatTTAGCATCAGAGAACAAGGGTGATCATCCAAATCCCTTAACAACATAATATAAAGAATAAGattattataaaatcaaaaatgacAAATCATCACACTGTTAAAATGGGACAAAAGTAGAAATAATATACCAACAAGTATATCTGCCCCGAAATTGATATTTTGGAGAAAGGACTTCAATATACACGATGGCACATGTTTACTTTAGCTTATGATAATGTTAGACACTGATGTGTTAAATCCAAATCAGCACCGGACTGTCCATAAGCATATCAACTCAGCAAAGAGACTCAAGGACTTTGTTCATCGGAACCTCATCTCAGATTttagagccaaaaaaaaaatttttggcaaatctGCAACAATTTCCCAACAAGcccactaagataaatacaaAGCTGGGTCCAATTCCACCACCAAAGTGTTGCAATTTATTTTAGAGTTCATCCAGTAGTCCcacttataatttaaaaattacttgtaAAATCAAAATGAGATTTTCTATAGCCACTCATAAATTACAAAACCATCGCGAGGTATgaacaagaaaataattttttttttaaaggaaaaaGCCGCAAACCTGTGTATGTGTACCACCATATATACcccaaagaataaatttttgaaggattcatGTAAACATGGTAGCATATGATTATTTTAGCTTATGATAATGTTGAGTGCTGACGGGAGAAAAGTCGAATCAGCACTAGACCGTCAATAAGCATATTTATTTCTTCGTCATTCAACTTCTTTTGGTACAAAAACTATCCCCGaaactatgaaaaaatatttaaaaaaaaatatatgaccaGTATCAAAGCAGCAATCAAACATCGACAGATTGATGCAAAATAtcgtatattaaatttttaatgcttTGCAAGAAGTCAGAACCCATTAATATCCGATCAAAATTTACTAATAATCCATCGATCAGATTGATGATATAGCATTAGAGCAaaaagaaatatctttaaggaaaCGGAGGCCGTAAAATCTTGGGGAAAACATAGGAATAGAAAAAGGTGATGGAATGGGTGAAAAAGAATAAAGAACGCTTACCCCATTTTGAGTAGAGAGGGCGACCTCTGTGGTTATCCCAGGAATAGATTCAATCGATCGCCAAGCGAGAAGTGGAGAAGAGGATAAATGGGGATTCAAGGCGCTAGAGGAGGACGGCAGCTTGATGGGGATACAAGTTTAGGGCAACGCACGGCTAGGTGTATGAATAGATGAGGATGCAAGGATCTATGGTTGTTTTTGGCATTTTCCCCGAATGTGATGAACTCTGCAAACATGTGCGATTCTAGTCCGCTGCATCGGTCGGCTTTCACATCCGCTTCACACACACAAGTGAAATTACGTGATTCTTTCCTCATCATCAGCATGAGAACAATCTAATCTTGAATTTTAATGCAAGACAAGGATCATTTATCATGGGGTCAACACAACCAAAAGGTCTTGTTTTCAGAGGACACTCTTGCtcatctctttctttatttaaatGTTCACATGATTCCCcaaaatatattgaaaagtgCATATCAAAGGTCGCACTTCTGCTTCTTTAGTCTTTAACAAACCAACACCGAACCATTGCCTTCATCCCTGTCTGAGATCAGCTTTAGGAatattgtgaaaaaaaaaataatattttttgattctaaccgtTCAGATATAGTGCAAATAACCCATTCAGCCATTATTTCACAAATAAATGAGACATTAAAGCTACAGAAGATTATAAACAGAATAAAAGGAAACTACTTTGGTCAACAACCATcattatttgatttctttgagcTATCCGAACCCAAAGTAAGCAAAACAATTCTTTAGATTGGTTTGCGTATGTCATAGAACAAGCTGTTGACTCCATGATATA contains these protein-coding regions:
- the LOC105037332 gene encoding pentatricopeptide repeat-containing protein At3g09650, chloroplastic-like, giving the protein MHQALVRCLRDERQLHRLDANSLGFLAVAAARFGATLYAVFVIRTMLRSGYLPNVKAWSAVVSRLVAAPDDGPTEALRLFDADLRRIRRIPGDAAADARPDTAAFNAALNAAANLGDVRRFVQLFDEMSEFSAEPDVLTYNVLIKMLARAE
- the LOC105037333 gene encoding small ribosomal subunit protein uS12-like isoform X2 is translated as MGKTGGMGAAHKLKVHRRKQRWADKAYKKSHLGNEWKKPFAGSSHAKGIILEKISIEAKHSNSAIRKCARVQLIKNGKKIAAFVPNDGCLNFIEENDEVLIAGFGHKGHAVGDIPGVRFKVVKVSGVSLLALFKEKKEKPRS
- the LOC105037333 gene encoding small ribosomal subunit protein uS12-like isoform X1, translated to MVIGLFLLAVLYFRKTGGMGAAHKLKVHRRKQRWADKAYKKSHLGNEWKKPFAGSSHAKGIILEKISIEAKHSNSAIRKCARVQLIKNGKKIAAFVPNDGCLNFIEENDEVLIAGFGHKGHAVGDIPGVRFKVVKVSGVSLLALFKEKKEKPRS